In Equus przewalskii isolate Varuska chromosome 6, EquPr2, whole genome shotgun sequence, one DNA window encodes the following:
- the LOC103562324 gene encoding zinc finger protein 709-like, producing the protein MWETFRHLASVGKTSDDLDVEDQYKNPEEKLRNRLIERLCESEESTQCGENFSLIPNLNLSKKTTGAKPWGCSAGGKVFMHHSSLNRHVRYHTEQKPYEYQKYAEKPFKCKECGKAFSFPSFLQKHERTHTGEKSYECKKRSKAFNSSSSLQIRGRIYSRKKLYECKKCSKAFTFSHSLQIDERTHTEKKPVGCKIRGKAFRFSSNVQLRERTHTGEKPYECKECGKTFIHPSSLRLHMILHTGDGPYKCKKCEKTFLSSSVFQIHGRSHTGEKPYECKVCGKAFSRSNCVQRHERTHTGEKPYECKICGKAFSYSSSIQRHERTHTGEKPYECRKCSKAYTSLSSLRKHEIIHTGEKPYECKICGKAFSHPSSIQRHERTHTGEKPYECKKCSKTYTSSNSLRKHEIIHTGEKPCECQECGKAFICHTDVRKHLRVHTGEKPYKCKECGKAFSGYSSLKIHKRTHTGEMPYVCKECGKAFISLQGFQVHERNHTGEKPYECKKCSKAYTSLSSLRKHERIHTGEKPYECKKCSKAYTSSGSLRKHEIIHTGEKPYECQECGKAFICHTDVQTHLRVHTGEKPYKCEECGKAFSGYSSLKIHRRTHTGETPYVCKVCGKGFISLQGFQVHERNHTGEKPYECKKCSKAYTSLSSLRKHERTHTGEKPYECKKCSKAYTSLSSLRKHDRIHTGEKPYECKICSKAYTSSSSLRKHERTHTAEKPFESQKIQ; encoded by the exons ATGTGGGAAACCTTCAGGCACCTGGCCTCAGTAG GAAAAACGTCGGACGATCTTGATGTTGAAGATCAGTACAAAAACCCGGAGGAAAAACTAAG AAACCGTCTGATAGAGAGACTCTGTGAAAGTGAAGAGAGTACTCAATGTGGAGAAAACTTCAGCCTTATCCCAAATCTCAATCTGAGCAAGAAAACTACTGGAGCTAAACCATGGGGATGCAGCGCAGGTGGAAAAGTGTTCATGCATCATTCATCCCTTAATAGGCATGTTAGATATCACACTGAACAGAAACCATACGAGTATCAAAAATATGCAGAGAAGCCatttaaatgtaaggaatgtgggaaagccttcagttttcccagttttcttcaaaaacatgaaagaactcatactggagagaaatcctatgaatgtaaaaaacgCAGTAAAGCATTTAattcttccagttctcttcaaaTACGTGGAAGAATTTATAGTAGAAAGAAActctatgaatgtaaaaaatgcagtaaagccttcactttttcccattctcttcAAATAGatgaaagaactcacactgaAAAGAAGCCTGTTGGATGTAAAATACGTGGTAAAGCCTTCAGGTTTTCTAGTAATGTTCAACTACgtgaaagaactcacactggagagaaaccctatgaatgtaaggaatgtgggaaaactTTTATACATCCCTCAAGCCTTCGATTACACATGATCCTTCACACTGGAGATGGACCTTACAAATGtaagaaatgtgagaaaacatTCCTTTCTTCCAGTGTATTTCAAATACATGGAAggagtcacactggagagaaaccgtATGAATGTAAAGTATGTGGTAAAGCCTTCAGTCGTTCCAACTGTGTTCAAcgacatgaaagaactcatactggagaaaaaccttatgaatgtaaaatatgtgggaaagcattcagttATTCCAGTTCTATTCAACGACATgagagaactcacactggagagaaaccctatgaatgtagaaaatgcagtaaagcataCACTTCTTTGAGTTCTCTTCGAAAACATGAAataattcatactggagagaagccctatgaatgtaaaatatgtgggaaagccttcagtcatCCCAGCTCTATTCAACGACAcgaaagaactcacactggagagaaaccctatgaatgtaaaaaatgcagtaaaaccTACACTTCTTCAAATTCTCTTCGAAAACATGAAataattcatactggagagaaaccctgtGAATgtcaggaatgtgggaaagccttcatttGTCACACAGATGTTCGAAAACATCTGAGAGTGCACACCGGAGAGAAACCatataaatgtaaagaatgtgggaaagcgTTCAGTGGTTATAGTTCcttaaaaattcacaaaagaacCCACACAGGAGAGATGCCCTATGTATGTAAGGAATGTGGTaaggcttttatttctcttcaaggTTTCCAAGtacatgaaagaaatcacactggagagaaaccctatgaatgtaaaaaatgcagtaaagcataCACTTCTTTGAGTTCTCTtcgaaaacatgaaagaattcatactggagagaagccctatgaatgtaaaaaatgcagtaaagcataCACTTCTTCGGGTTCTCTTCGAAAACATGAAataattcatactggagagaaaccctatgaatgtcaggaatgtgggaaagccttcatttGTCACACAGATGTTCAAACACACCTGAGAGTGCACACCGGAGAGAAACCATATAAATGTgaagaatgtgggaaagcattCAGTGGTTATAGTTCCTTAAAAATACACAGGAGAACCCACACAGGAGAGACGCCCTATGTATGTAAGGTATGTGGTAagggttttatttctcttcaaggTTTCCAAGTACATGAAAGAaaccacactggagagaaaccctatgaatgtaaaaaatgcagtaaagcataCACTTCTTTGAGTTCTCTtcgaaaacatgaaagaactcatactggagagaaaccctatgaatgtaaaaaatgcagtaaagcataCACTTCTTTGAGTTCTCTTCGAAAACATGatagaattcatactggagagaaaccctatgaatgtaaaatatgcaGTAAAGCATACACTTCTTCAAGTTCTCTtcgaaaacatgaaagaactcatactgcaGAGAAACCCTTTGAAAGCCAAAAGATACAGTAA